The following coding sequences are from one Heterodontus francisci isolate sHetFra1 chromosome 38, sHetFra1.hap1, whole genome shotgun sequence window:
- the pierce2 gene encoding uncharacterized protein pierce2, with product MSRYPTPAPARKVQFKDSTCDDDLTPSSAPKVEAKDAMYDNINLARKVHFKDSVCDNLSPTFASKSDSKDTTCDDLNSALAQKIQIEDSMCDDFNPSFAPKVESKDAVCDDLNLPLAGKVQSDELRDEFNPSFAVKPESIDTVCDEPRLFLAPEAECKDLVSDKQNQMFAPKVEHKKETSDDVPIPADAPKGEDKEKLWSPCVNPGNLIFSCMANIPTPSHSPAPFVKPQNPLYKTTSAAYGSNQPTCEIAPSVYKPLSQSFSAKLQNSGMYRNGSLNTGVDKNRVHDFLPFYGH from the coding sequence ATGAGCCGTTATCCCACTCCAGCGCCGGCTCGCAAGGTTCAGTTTAAAGACTCGACCTGTGATGATGATCTGACTCCATCCTCTGCTCCAAAGGTTGAGGCCAAAGATGCAATGTATGATAATATCAACCTTGCTCGAAAGGTTCACTTTAAAGATTCAGTGTGTGATAATCTCAGTCCAACCTTTGCTTCAAAATCTGACTCTAAAGATACAACGTGTGACGATCTTAATTCAGCCCTTGCTCAAAAGATTCAGATTGAAGACTCAATGTGTGATGATTTCAATCCATCCTTTGCTCCGAAGGTTGAATCGAAAGACGCAGTGTGTGATGATCTTAATTTACCCCTTGCTGGGAAGGTTCAGTCTGATGAATTGCGCGATGAGTTCAATCCATCCTTTGCTGTGAAGCCAGAATCTATAGACACTGTGTGCGATGAGCCCCGTTTATTCCTTGCTCCAGAGGCTGAGTGTAAAGACTTAGTGAGTGATAAGCAAAATCAAATGTTTGCTCCAAAAGTTGAACATAAAAAGGAAACGAGTGATGATGTTCCCATTCCTGCCGATGCTCCAAAGGGAGAGGACAAAGAGAAGCTGTGGTCTCCCTGCGTGAATCCTGGAAATCTCATCTTTTCCTGCATGGCAAATATCCCAACGCCATCACATTCCCCAGCTCCGTTCGTTAAACCTCAAAACCCACTCTACAAAACCACCTCCGCGGCATATGGATCGAACCAACCAACTTGTGAAATTGCACCTTCTGTCTACAAACCATTATCGCAGTCCTTCTCCGCAAAGCTACAAAATAGTGGGATGTACCGTAACGGCTCTCTGAATACTGGTGTGGACAAGAACAGGGTGCATGATTTTCTCCCATTCTATGGTCATTGA